In the Candidatus Baltobacteraceae bacterium genome, one interval contains:
- a CDS encoding NAD-dependent malic enzyme, producing the protein MTAGPIGFTLIIRVEAPNHPGAFGLLASAIGDAGGVVGAVDVRSVSKGTTVRDITVTVGSEQIASLVRAALERIDGARVVSASDSTFLAHLGGKISVESKLPVKTRADLSTVYTPGVARVSMAIAADPSKAFQLTIKRNTVAVVTDGTAVLGLGDIGPLGAAPVMEGKCMLFKRFAQIDAWPVCLDTKDVDEIVETVVRIAPIFGGINLEDISAPRCFEVERRLIEALDIPVMHDDQHGTAVVALAALINAVAVVGKDLADMRIVVAGGTGSAGTATIKLLQLAGVGDIIAVGREGVINRKERYEPTHITWLAQNTNRENVGGTLNTVLRGADAFIGVSGPGVLEADDLKNMARDPIVFALANPTPEIMPEVAAPYVTVMATGRSDYPNQVNNVLSFPGIFRGALDCRARRITDNMKLAAAKAIAAIVGEERSVEYIIPSVFDQRVMEAVAKAVSHAAVEDGIARRAMAVAEEDHAAALV; encoded by the coding sequence ATGACTGCCGGTCCCATCGGGTTCACCTTGATAATCCGCGTGGAAGCACCGAACCATCCCGGGGCGTTCGGACTGCTTGCTTCGGCAATCGGAGATGCCGGTGGCGTGGTCGGCGCCGTCGACGTGCGTTCCGTTTCAAAAGGGACGACTGTACGTGACATCACCGTGACGGTTGGCTCTGAGCAAATTGCGTCTCTCGTGCGCGCCGCGCTCGAGCGGATCGACGGTGCGCGGGTCGTTAGCGCGTCGGATAGCACGTTTCTCGCCCACCTCGGCGGCAAGATATCGGTAGAATCCAAGCTGCCCGTGAAAACGCGCGCGGATCTTTCGACCGTCTACACGCCGGGCGTCGCGCGTGTCTCGATGGCAATCGCTGCCGATCCGAGCAAAGCGTTTCAGTTGACGATCAAACGCAACACCGTAGCCGTCGTCACGGACGGTACGGCCGTACTCGGTCTTGGCGATATCGGTCCGCTAGGAGCTGCACCCGTAATGGAAGGCAAGTGCATGCTCTTCAAACGGTTTGCGCAGATCGATGCGTGGCCGGTGTGTCTTGACACCAAAGACGTCGACGAGATCGTCGAGACGGTCGTGCGCATCGCTCCGATATTCGGCGGCATAAATCTCGAAGATATTTCGGCGCCGCGTTGCTTTGAAGTCGAACGGCGATTGATCGAAGCACTCGACATTCCTGTGATGCATGACGATCAGCATGGTACGGCTGTCGTTGCGCTCGCAGCCTTGATCAACGCAGTTGCCGTCGTGGGTAAAGATCTCGCCGACATGCGGATCGTCGTTGCAGGCGGCACGGGCTCAGCCGGAACTGCGACGATCAAGTTGCTACAGCTGGCCGGCGTCGGCGACATCATCGCGGTCGGACGCGAGGGAGTCATCAACCGCAAAGAGCGTTACGAGCCCACACACATAACGTGGCTCGCGCAAAATACGAACCGCGAGAATGTCGGCGGTACGCTCAATACCGTTCTGCGTGGCGCCGATGCGTTCATCGGTGTTTCGGGCCCGGGCGTACTCGAGGCTGACGATCTCAAAAACATGGCTCGCGATCCGATCGTCTTCGCGCTCGCGAACCCAACACCCGAGATCATGCCCGAGGTCGCAGCACCCTACGTCACCGTTATGGCGACGGGACGTTCCGATTACCCCAATCAGGTCAACAACGTTCTGTCATTTCCCGGCATCTTCCGCGGCGCGCTCGACTGTAGGGCACGGCGCATAACCGACAACATGAAATTGGCAGCGGCAAAGGCGATTGCTGCAATCGTTGGAGAGGAACGAAGTGTCGAGTACATTATTCCGAGCGTCTTCGATCAACGCGTCATGGAGGCCGTCGCCAAGGCCGTCTCGCACGCCGCGGTCGAAGACGGCATTGCTCGTCGGGCCATGGCAGTCGCCGAAGAGGACCACGCTGCCGCTCTCGTTTAG
- a CDS encoding response regulator transcription factor: MSKTRVMIVEDDPDVASYERTVCERADFTVQIAPNGAQALELAAQWSPDVVLLDVNLPDISGLDVLTSLSNTSDAFILMVSAASGEDDILKGLGLGADDYITKPFSPGQLVARIQSFLRRRDRHAQREQEGRMTVGNVTLVRDLHVLQNGERNVPLTALEFRLLWYLGEGEGRLLTRAQILEHVWNDVSGVPTRVVDVHVAALRKKLAEVSANLAIASVRGIGYRLDKP; encoded by the coding sequence ATGAGCAAGACACGAGTTATGATCGTCGAGGACGACCCTGATGTGGCCTCGTACGAGCGCACCGTTTGCGAACGCGCCGATTTCACCGTGCAGATCGCGCCCAACGGGGCTCAGGCGCTCGAGCTTGCGGCGCAGTGGTCTCCGGACGTCGTCTTGCTCGACGTGAACCTGCCCGACATTTCGGGTCTGGACGTGCTCACGTCGCTATCGAACACCAGCGACGCCTTCATTCTAATGGTGAGCGCGGCGTCGGGCGAGGATGACATTCTCAAGGGCCTCGGCCTCGGCGCGGACGATTACATAACGAAGCCCTTCTCGCCGGGCCAGCTCGTAGCGCGTATTCAGTCCTTCTTGCGGCGCCGCGACCGTCACGCGCAGCGCGAACAAGAAGGACGCATGACGGTCGGCAATGTGACGCTCGTTCGCGATCTTCACGTTTTGCAGAACGGCGAGCGCAACGTTCCACTGACGGCTCTCGAGTTTCGTTTGCTTTGGTATCTCGGCGAAGGCGAAGGCCGTTTGCTGACGCGTGCGCAGATTCTCGAGCACGTCTGGAACGACGTCTCCGGCGTTCCGACGCGCGTCGTCGACGTGCACGTTGCCGCGTTGCGTAAGAAGCTGGCCGAGGTGAGTGCAAATCTCGCGATCGCGAGCGTTCGCGGCATCGGATACCGGCTGGACAAACCCTAG
- a CDS encoding alkaline phosphatase family protein → MSAFIAALSFVSIGFAQPGPVVYESPAKNLPAGRIGITPFWAVLPSGRLVKPQGRSVVAGSSALAVALSPDSRYAFVAGSTLAAIDVDSMTVVAQYGAPAAHPYTSVVAVRDPLDATRTLVVASSGGADALYFYRFDGTNLTPDRIANIGLPGFPEGLVATPDGATAYALQSAGNSVTAIDLRRRRSRSTRLVGFAPIGAALLLRSGLPGQLLVCNEGLMRYAQLATPALIPMFGTPPPNMDAASSVDVVGLDASANVSAQNTGDGPLHLDRPPDGVRIIGGAHPSAIAISPDGAYAFVTMANVDRVAVVSLTGIPHVVTGTELRLFPKGPYGTQPTALAVSHDGRRLYVALSGLDAIAVLDSSNPLRMRRLGLIPTGDYPSALALSDDDHSLYAVNSKGYGPEGNDVPSTLQRIDLQQQNLVRDTYTALGSTRISYTAPRNPVVSPLGSGQGSARIKHVVLVLEEDKTFDSMLGDLVDAAGRPHGNGDPALTTFGANVTPNLHLLARTFGLADNFYADSRTMVLGHEYALGGVASDYAQRRSLEGALPREDPEDYPRFGYIFNMLGLHRISYRDYGDHLLLRGYDIDTSPVDPLDRFAPTTGLGGTYTLDVPALAALRGHVDERYPGWNLRIRDERRAREFVRDFDALVLSHHAPRFSVVWLPDDRGGTGADVPPLHEEVADGDRALGVIVSHITRSLLWKDTAIFVMPADAATQRDHVNAQRSYALVISPYAKRGYVGHRHLSTVSVLKTEEELLGLPPLSLGDLLAGDMSDFFSDRPNFTPYTARPVESQTE, encoded by the coding sequence GTGAGCGCGTTCATCGCCGCGCTCTCATTCGTCTCCATCGGTTTCGCACAGCCAGGCCCCGTCGTCTACGAATCTCCCGCCAAGAACTTGCCGGCCGGACGTATCGGCATCACGCCGTTTTGGGCCGTTTTGCCGTCGGGACGTTTGGTCAAACCGCAAGGCCGCAGCGTCGTTGCGGGGAGCAGCGCGCTTGCAGTCGCGCTCTCGCCGGATTCACGTTATGCGTTCGTGGCGGGATCGACCTTGGCAGCGATCGACGTCGATTCGATGACGGTGGTCGCGCAATATGGGGCGCCGGCCGCGCATCCATACACGAGCGTCGTGGCCGTGCGCGACCCGCTCGATGCAACGCGCACGCTCGTCGTCGCCTCCTCGGGCGGAGCCGATGCACTCTATTTTTATCGTTTCGACGGCACGAATTTGACGCCGGATCGGATCGCGAACATCGGACTTCCGGGTTTCCCGGAGGGACTCGTAGCAACGCCCGACGGCGCCACCGCGTACGCGCTGCAAAGCGCCGGGAATAGCGTGACCGCGATCGACTTACGCCGCCGCCGTTCGCGCTCGACGCGCCTGGTGGGGTTTGCGCCCATCGGCGCTGCGCTCTTGTTGCGCAGCGGATTACCCGGTCAGCTGCTGGTTTGCAATGAAGGCTTGATGCGCTACGCGCAACTTGCGACCCCCGCGCTCATACCGATGTTCGGAACGCCGCCGCCGAACATGGATGCCGCATCCTCGGTCGATGTCGTTGGACTCGACGCGAGTGCTAACGTTTCCGCACAGAACACGGGCGATGGTCCGCTACACCTCGATCGTCCGCCGGACGGCGTTCGCATCATCGGTGGGGCTCACCCAAGCGCGATCGCGATCTCGCCGGATGGAGCGTACGCGTTCGTTACGATGGCGAACGTCGATCGAGTCGCCGTCGTTTCGCTGACTGGTATTCCACACGTCGTTACAGGGACCGAACTGCGTTTGTTCCCGAAGGGTCCGTACGGTACTCAGCCGACCGCGCTTGCGGTCTCGCACGATGGGCGGCGATTGTACGTTGCGCTCTCGGGTCTCGACGCGATCGCAGTACTCGATTCATCGAACCCGCTGCGGATGCGGCGTCTGGGATTGATCCCCACCGGAGACTATCCGTCGGCGCTTGCGTTATCCGATGACGACCACTCGCTCTACGCCGTCAACAGCAAGGGTTACGGTCCGGAAGGGAACGATGTTCCCTCGACGTTGCAACGCATCGACTTGCAGCAGCAGAACCTCGTGCGCGACACGTACACGGCACTCGGTTCGACGCGTATCTCATACACCGCGCCGCGGAATCCGGTCGTCTCGCCGCTTGGAAGCGGACAGGGAAGCGCGCGGATCAAGCACGTGGTTCTGGTGCTCGAGGAGGACAAGACATTCGACTCGATGCTTGGCGACCTTGTCGATGCGGCGGGACGTCCGCACGGTAACGGCGATCCGGCCTTGACCACATTCGGCGCGAACGTGACGCCGAATCTTCACCTTTTGGCGCGAACGTTCGGACTGGCCGATAATTTTTATGCCGATTCGCGCACAATGGTTCTCGGTCATGAATACGCGCTCGGCGGCGTCGCGAGCGATTACGCGCAGAGGCGCAGCCTCGAAGGCGCGCTGCCGCGCGAAGATCCCGAAGATTACCCGCGCTTCGGCTACATTTTCAACATGCTCGGACTGCACCGGATTTCGTACCGCGATTATGGTGATCACTTGCTGTTGCGCGGCTACGACATCGACACGAGTCCCGTCGATCCGCTGGACCGCTTTGCGCCCACAACGGGCTTGGGCGGCACCTATACGCTCGACGTTCCCGCGCTCGCCGCGCTGCGCGGCCACGTTGACGAGCGGTATCCCGGCTGGAATCTGCGCATTCGCGACGAGCGGCGCGCGCGCGAATTCGTGCGCGATTTCGACGCGCTCGTACTATCGCATCATGCGCCGCGCTTTTCGGTGGTATGGCTACCCGACGATCGCGGGGGTACGGGGGCCGACGTTCCGCCGCTCCATGAAGAAGTCGCCGATGGCGATCGTGCGCTCGGCGTGATCGTTTCGCACATCACGCGTTCTCTGCTCTGGAAAGACACCGCGATCTTCGTGATGCCCGCGGATGCCGCCACCCAGCGCGATCATGTGAACGCTCAGCGTTCCTACGCGCTGGTCATTTCGCCGTATGCGAAGCGAGGATACGTCGGGCATCGCCATCTCTCGACGGTCAGCGTGCTCAAGACGGAAGAAGAGCTGCTTGGCTTGCCGCCGCTCTCGCTGGGGGATCTCCTCGCCGGCGATATGTCCGACTTTTTCTCCGACCGCCCGAACTTCACGCCGTACACGGCAAGACCGGTCGAGAGCCAGACCGAATGA
- a CDS encoding carboxymuconolactone decarboxylase family protein: MDRKEGARIRREVLGAEYVDGMLKRAAGDSLAEAFIDFTEEYCWGNVWVRPGLEHKTRSMLNLAMLTVLGRWHELEVHVRGAINNGVTKEEMKEIFLQTGVYGGVPVSAEAFRIARAVYAEREKQKA, encoded by the coding sequence ATGGATCGCAAAGAGGGTGCCCGTATCCGTCGTGAGGTTCTTGGCGCAGAATACGTCGATGGGATGCTCAAGCGCGCAGCCGGAGACTCGCTCGCCGAAGCATTCATCGATTTCACCGAAGAGTATTGCTGGGGAAACGTCTGGGTACGTCCCGGTTTGGAACACAAAACGCGCAGCATGCTCAATCTCGCGATGCTGACCGTGCTCGGGCGCTGGCACGAGCTCGAAGTTCACGTGCGCGGCGCAATTAATAACGGCGTAACCAAGGAAGAGATGAAAGAGATTTTCTTGCAGACCGGCGTTTACGGCGGCGTCCCGGTCTCGGCGGAGGCATTCCGCATCGCGCGGGCCGTCTACGCAGAGCGAGAAAAACAAAAAGCGTGA